A window of the Fusarium fujikuroi IMI 58289 draft genome, chromosome FFUJ_chr09 genome harbors these coding sequences:
- a CDS encoding related to allantoate permease yields the protein MSTFKGDDAPSQQHAEDVESQIAKPDLHPQNGDAVAQMIGAQHIEVTEEDNKRLRRKTDKHVLSILVWVYFLQILDKSVLGYGAVWGMREDTNLSGNEYSMVSSMAPIAQLVWLPFSSWLMVKIPHRIFMASLVFGWGAAQTCMAACTSYQGLLATRFLLGLFEAACLPLFSVITSQWYRRAEQPMRVACWYGTNGLANMFAAALSFGLGQINGSLASWRILFLFAGLITVITAPVVYLVLDNDIPSARFLTEHEKLQTIERLRANQTGTGSRNFIWKQAFEALIEPKTWLFISMALCLNVTAAVTNTFGPIIVGGFGFDKGVTSLLNIPFGAVQLLVIFPASYLAHRYRVKSIFLIAVMLPVLAGAVMLHQLNRDHVAPLLAAYYMLAFLFGGNPLIVSWMISNIAGTTKKSVIMSLYNIGVSAGNIIGPLLFSSKDAPYYKPGLTKTMGITGALIGVILLQLVNLMFLNKMQERKRVKNGKPAKIRDLSMEHHYVANAQDNDEDGLGQNAFMDLTDSKNDEFVYVY from the exons ATGTCTACTTTCAAGGGCGACGATGctccatctcaacaacatgCAGAAGACGTTGAGTCTCAGATCGCGAAGCCagatcttcatcctcagaatGGCGATGCTGTCGCTCAGATGATCGGTGCTCAGCACATTGAAGTCACCGAAGAAGAC AATAAACGCCTCCGCCGAAAGACCGACAAACACGTCCTCTCCATCCTTGTCTGGGTCTACTTCCTCCAGATCCTCGATAAATCCGTCCTCGGCTACGGTGCAGTATGGGGCATGCGCGAAGACACCAACCTCAGCGGAAACGAATACTCAATGGTCTCCTCCATGGCGCCCATCGCACAGCTGGTCTGGCTACCATTTTCCTCGTGGCTGATGGTCAAGATTCCTCATCGCATTTTTATGGCTAGTCTTGTGTTTGGCTGGGGTGCTGCGCAGACGTGCATGGCCGCTTGTACTAGCTACCAGGGCCTTCTTGCGACGCGTTTCTTGCTGGGTTTGTTTGAGGCTGCGTGCTTGCCTCTGTTCTCGGTCATTACGTCGCAGTGGTATAGACGCGCTGAACAGCCGATGCGTGTGGCTTGTTGGTATGGAACGAATGGCCTAGCGAATATGTTTGCTGCTGCGCTTTCATTTGGTCTGGGCCAGATCAACGGCTCGCTTGCATCGTGGcgcatcctcttcctcttcgctgGCCTCATCACCGTTATCACAGCACCAGTTGTGTACTTGGTCCTTGACAACGATATTCCTTCTGCGCGCTTCTTGACCGAGCACGAGAAGCTTCAAACCATCGAGCGTCTGCGTGCCAATCAGACTGGTACTGGAAGTCGCAACTTTATCTGGAAGCAGGCTTTCGAGGCCCTCATTGAACCAAAGACTTGGCTCTTCATCAGCATGGCTTTGTGTCTCAATGTCACTGCCGCTGTAACCAACACCTTTGGTCCTATCATCGTCGGTGGCTTCGGCTTCGATAAGGGCGTTACATCGCTTCTCAACATTCCCTTCGGCGCTGTACaactcctcgtcatcttccccgCCTCTTACCTTGCCCACCGATACCGCGTCAagtccatcttcctcatcgccgTCATGCTCCCCGTCCTCGCAGGCGCAGTCATGCTTCACCAACTTAACCGCGATCACGTCGCTCCTCTCCTAGCAGCATACTACATGCTCGCCTTCCTCTTCGGTGGTAACCCTCTCATCGTATCCTGGATGATCTCCAACATTGCTGGTACCACTAAGAAATCGGTCATCATGTCACTGTACAACATTGGTGTTTCAGCTGGCAACATCATTGGACCTTTGCTCTTCAGCTCCAAGGATGCGCCGTACTATAAGCCTGGTCTTACCAAGACTATGGGTATTACTGGTGCTTTGATTGGTGTTATCCTTTTGCAATTGGTCAATCTTATGTTCTTGAATAAGATgcaggagaggaagagagtcAAGAATGGAAAGCCTGCCAAGATTAGGGATTTGAGTATGGAACATCACTATGTGGCGAATGCTCAGGAtaatgatgaggatggtttGGGACAGAATGCCTTCATGGATCTCACTGATTCCAAAAACGATGAGTTTGTCTATGTCTACTGA
- a CDS encoding related to 2-deoxy-D-gluconate 3-dehydrogenase — MSILESLFSLKGCEAVVTGGTRGIGQAMALSLAEAGADIILVQRDERNTETKALIEKLGRQAFVYTADLSNQEQVENLSKRILADGHDVSILITCAGIQRRHPAHQFPMSDWDEVLQVNLRTVWTLCRDLGSYMLTRKPDASGHRGSIINVASLVSFQGGLTVPAYAAAKGGIAQLTKALSNEWASQGVNVNAVAPGYVATDMNEALINDEKRAESILSRIPAGRWGCPEDFKGVTVFLAGRGSLYVSGELVTVDGGWMGR, encoded by the exons ATGAGCATCTTGGAATCTTTGTTTTCATTGAAGGGCTGTGAGGCTGTTGTTACTGGCGGGACGAGAGGCATCGGCCAGGCTATGGCCCTATCACTTGCAGAAGCAGGCGCAGATATCATCTTGGTTCAG AGAGACGAAAGAAACACCGAGACAAAAGCCTTAATCGAGAAACTTGGCCGACAAGCTTTCGTATACACCGCAGACCTCAGCAATCAAGAACAAGTCGAGAATCTCAGCAAACGCATCCTCGCCGATGGCCACGACGTCAGCATCTTAATTACCTGCGCCGGCATCCAACGACGACACCCAGCACATCAATTCCCCATGAGTGACTGGGACGAAGTCCTCCAAGTCAACCTCCGCACAGTCTGGACCTTATGCCGCGACCTAGGCTCATACATGCTAACCCGCAAACCCGACGCAAGCGGCCATCGCGGAAGCATCATCAACGTCGCGTCACTCGTCAGCTTCCAAGGCGGCCTTACAGTGCCCGCGTATGCAGCAGCAAAGGGCGGGATCGCACAGCTTACGAAGGCGTTGAGTAACGAATGGGCGAGTCAGGGTGTTAATGTGAATGCTGTTGCGCCGGGGTATGTTGCTACGGATATGAATGAGGCGCTGATtaatgatgagaagagggcTGAGAGTATTTTGTCGAGGATTCCAGCGGGGAGATGGGGATGTCCTGAGGACTTCAAGGGAGTTACGGTGTTTTTGGCGGGGAGGGGAAGTTTGTATGTTTCTGGGGAGTTGGTTACTGTTGATGGTGGATGGATGGGACGATAG
- a CDS encoding probable starvation sensing protein rspA yields the protein MAKITSVKYYRVKPRWLMVKVVDENGQYGWGEATLEGHDLAVEGCLDEMIPRIIGQEANDIENIWQTFWRHGFYRGGPVFMSAISGIDIALWDLKGRNLKVPIYELFGGKVRNKVQVYCWIGGDRPSDIEAAAKKRLEQGLTCVKMNATEDLGWIDSPSALDSTVERLKQVKALGLDAGLDFHGRCHKAMAKQLARALEPHRPLFIEEPILVEHPEAIKKLSDQTVIPIAFGERLYTRWDIKRFLEDSSVDILQPDIAHAGGISETKRIVNMAEAYDVAIAPHCPLGPVAFAASVQVALSSPNFAILEMSLGMHYNTEAGDIDLLTYLKNPSVFDLEGGHVKAPTGYGLGIEIDEEMVIRIAKETEPWQCKTFHGPDGSIREW from the exons atggccaagatcacTTCTGTCAAGTACTACCGTGTTAAGCCGCGATGGCTAATGGTCAaggtcgttgatgagaatggacaGTATGGATGGGGTGAGGCTACGCTAGAGGGCCATGATCTAGCTGTTGAGGGGTGTTTGGATGAGATGATCCCACGGATTATTGGACAAGAAGCAAA CGATATCGAAAACATCTGGCAAACCTTCTGGCGTCATGGGTTCTACCGCGGCGGACCAGTCTTTATGTCTGCCATCTCAGGCATTGACATCGCCTTATGGGATTTGAAAG GTCGCAACTTGAAGGTACCCATTTATGAGCTTTTCGGTGGTAAAGTGCGGAACAAGGTCCAAGTTTACTGCTGGATCGGCGGTGACAGGCCATCAGATATTGAAGCAGCTGC AAAGAAGCGCCTTGAGCAGGGCCTCACATGCGTCAAAATGAACGCTACTGAAGACCTGGGATGGATTGACTCTCCATCCGCCCTTGACAGCACCGTTGAACGTCTCAAACAGGTCAAGGCATTAGGTCTCGACGCAGGTCTTGACTTCCACGGAAGGTGTCATAAAGCAATGGCCAAGCAACTCGCACGAGCTCTTGAGCCTCATAGACCTCTGTTCATCGAGGAGCCTATTCTGGTTGAGCACCCtgaggctatcaagaagcTATCTGACCAGACGGTTATCCCAATTGCGTTCGGTGAACGTTTGTATACACGATGGGATATTAAGCGCTTTCTGGAAGATTCAAGTGTTGATATTCTACAACCTGACATCGCTCACGCAGGCGGTATTTCTGAGACGAAGCGTATAGTCAATATGGCTGAAGCTTATGATGTCGCGATTGCGCCTCATTGTCCGCTGGGACCTGTTGCATTTGCTGCTTCTGTTCAGGTGGCGCTGTCATCACCAAACTTTGCTATTTTGGAGATGAGCTTGGGGATGCATTATAATACCGAGGCTGGAGACATTGATCTACTGACGTATCTCAAGAATCCGAGTGTGTTTGATCTAGAAGGTGGTCATGTCAAGGCTCCGACGGGTTACGGCTTGGggattgagattgacgaaGAGATGGTGATCAGGATTGCCAAAGAGACAGAGCCATGGCAGTGTAAGACATTCCATGGTCCAGATGGCAGTATTAGAGAGTGGTAA
- a CDS encoding probable ketopantoate reductase family protein, translating to MSDKPLEVLVYGLGAIGSFYAFILSRSEHVHLTVVARSNFEAVSANGISIDSQNHGKHRVKPHKVFRTVAEAGQKFDFIICTNKAVDQLSTAGDIAPGVGDDTSIVIIQNGVGNEDAFREKFPSVTIISCVTWVGARQPEPGFINHTTSEDMQVGLYPNKAGDASRDAQHLSQFESLLSIGKTIFQIVPNIQVQRWEKVVWNAAWNSLTALTLMDTHAWLSSSDLSTPMTRKLMKEVIDVANALGVPLEYGLIDRLLDKILAMPPIGSSMRTDYENGKPMEVEVILGYPVKKGRELGIDVATIETLYTILLAINKRLISVQSKRG from the exons ATGAGTGACAAGCCCTTGGAAGTATTGGTCTATGGCCTTGGAGC GATCGGTTCATTTTATGCCTTCATTTTGAGCCGTAGCGAACATGTTCACCTGACTGTCGTCGCCCGATCGAACTTCGAAGCCGTTTCTGCGAATGGCATCTCGATTGATAGCCAGAACCATGGAAAACACCGCGTGAAACCGCACAAAG TCTTTCGAACCGTCGCCGAAGCAGGTCAAAAattcgacttcatcatctgcaCAAACAAAGCCGTCGACCAACTCAGCACTGCTGGTGACATCGCCCCCGGCGTTGGCGATGACACCTCAATCGTTATAATTCAGAACGGCGTAGGTAACGAGGATGCGTTCCGTGAAAAGTTCCCGAGTGTAACCATCATCTCATGCGTG ACATGGGTTGGTGCAAGGCAGCCAGAGCCTGGTTTCATAAATCATACGACATCCGAGGATATGCAAGTTGGGTTGTATCCAAACAAAGCGGGCGACGCATCACGGGATGCCCAGCACCTTTCTCAGTTCGAATCGCTTCTGTCGATTGGCAAGACCATCTTCCAAATCGTGCCAAACATCCAAGTGCAACGATGGGAGAAGGTAGTTTGGAACGCGGCGTGGAACTCACTAACGGCTCTTACACTGATGGACACGCATGCATGGCTCAGCTCTTCAGACCTGTCGACTCCCATGACGAGAAAGCTTATGAAGGAGGTTATCGATGTTGCTAATGCGCTTGGTGTTCCTCTGGAGTATGGGCTGATTGACAGGCTTCTGGACAAGATTTTGGCGATGCCGCCTATTGGAAGCAGTATGAGGACAGATTACGAGAATGGTAAACCGATGGAGGTTGAGGTCATTTTGGGGTATCCTGTCAAGAAGGGAAGAGAGCTCGGTATTGATGTTGCGACTATTGAGACGTTGTATACCATCCTGTTGGCTATTAACAAGCGGCTCATAAGCGTGCAGAGCAAACGAGGGTAG
- a CDS encoding related to O-methylsterigmatocystin oxidoreductase → MLSAVLILVGVALTILYIRNKPRKNLPPGPKPLPILGNIRDMPDGITPEYQHWIKFKDLYGPISHVSILGQSLIILHDRDAANAILEKTSTKTSSRPQFVFGNEMCGYNQILSFKPYGKLLKQHRKLVHQQLGTKTAASRFRDVQDVESRRLLLRILNSPEKLSAHIKTEASAIILKMTYGYNLEAEKQDPLALLIDQMMHNFSLAFVPMSWPVDVLPILRYLPETLPGMSFKRIARDWNSNMRMVVDVPYDFVKKQIVKQSYRPSYVSSLVKQHGGDVDEETEAAIKQTAAVMYAGGADTTVSSIRGFVLAMLLFPDVQRKAQQEIDSVVGTERLPQFEDRDNLPYVDALIKETLRWIPVTPMGVVHTADEDIHYKDFVIPKGASFLPATWWFLHDPAIYSDPSAFDPDRYLEPRNEPHPNFASFGFGRRVCPGRFLADESLFISISRLLAAFEIKKAVDGRGNEIEPQISLTPGMIAHIRDFPYDIKPRSEKYADMIRQVEVDHPWEPADATFLSQDLSLESEKV, encoded by the exons ATGCTATCCGCAGTCCTGATTCTTGTGGGTGTTGCCCTCACCATCCTTTACATTCGAAACAAACCTCGCAAGAACCTCCCTCCTGGTCCCAAGCCCCTCCCCATTCTTGGTAACATCCGAGACATGCCAGATGGGATAACCCCAGAATACCAACACTGGATTAAGTTCAAAGACCTTTACGGCCCAATCAGCCATGTCTCGATCCTTGGCCAATCGCTCATCATACTCCACGACCGTGACGCTGCAAATGCTATCCTAGAGAAGACGTCTACCAAGACATCTTCACGCCCACAGTTTGTCTTTGGCAACGAGATGTGCGGGTACAATCAGattctcagcttcaagccaTACGGTAAACTGTTGAAACAACATCGCAAGTTGGTCCATCAGCAGCTTGGTACTAAAACAGCAGCATCACGATTTCGGGACGTTCAAGATGTGGAATCACGCCGGCTTCTGCTCAGGATCTTGAACAGCCCTGAGAAGCTATCGGCACATATCAAGAC CGAAGCAAGCGCCATAATTCTGAAGATGACATACGGCTACAACCTCGAGGCGGAAAAGCAGGATCCACTAGCGCTCCTGATAGATCAAATGATGCATAATTTCTCACTCGCGTTCGTCCCTATGAGCTGGCCGGTTGATGTCCTACCTATACTTCGGTATCTCCCAGAAACACTTCCAGGAATGTCTTTCAAGCGCATAGCACGGGATTGGAACTCCAATATGCGCATGGTAGTCGACGTGCCGTACGACTTCGTCAAAAAGCAAATCGTAAAGCAGTCTTATCGACCATCTTATGTCTCTTCGCTTGTCAAGCAGCATGGTGGCGATGTAGATGAAGAGACCGAGGCTGCCATCAAGCAAACCGCCGCTGTCATGTACGCGGGGGGCGCGGATACGACTGTTTCGTCCATTCGTGGTTTTGTACTGGCTATGTTGCTGTTCCCAGATGTCCAGAGGAAGGCACAGCAAGAGATCGATTCTGTTGTAGGGACCGAAAGACTTCCCCAATTTGAAGATCGAGATAATCTTCCTTACGTCGATGCTTTGATCAAGGAAACACTCAGATGGATACCGGTAACCCCAATGGGAGTTGTTCACACAGCGGATGAGGATATCCACTACAAAGACTTTGTTATTCCCAAAGGAGCATCATTCCTGCCAGCGACGTGGTGGTTCCTTCATGATCCAGCGATCTATTCAGACCCATCTGCTTTTGATCCGGACAGGTACCTGGAACCGCGAAACGAACCTCACCCCAATTTCGCATCATTTGGGTTCGGTCGTAGAGTCTGTCCCGGGCGGTTCCTCGCTGATGAGAGCCTGTTCATCAGTATTTCACGTCTTCTGGCTGCCTTTGAGATAAAGAAGGCTGTTGATGGCCGGGGCAATGAGATTGAACCTCAGATAAGTCTCACGCCTGGCATGATTGCTCACATTCGTGACTTCCCATATGACATCAAGCCGAGGAGCGAGAAGTACGCGGATATGATTAGacaggttgaggttgatcatCCATGGGAGCCAGCTGATGCTACGTTTCTGAGCCAGGACCTGTCTCTCGAGTCGGAAAAGGTTTAA
- a CDS encoding related to putative lipid binding protein TFS1 → MLVAMPLRLPLLIAAYVGAVAADGQKVLGGDSTDLDHIRDKLLEAQIIPTVIDDFPPALSLRVKWKHDSADLGNTLKPDHLKKAPAIHLDKVESDALTGTQLSKDMSYVIVLTDPDAPSRDDPKWSEFCHWIAASSHLKYSSNSKSKHHLKDIIKYKPPAPPPKTGKHRYVFFTFIAANGTTKKLHLSKPEERKHWGSDDAGHGVRQWAHENGLIPIGKDDLIPISLTEVNNIQPRILYTRKTTSSSPRHFTCQMHSSLA, encoded by the exons ATGCTCGTCGCAATGCCGTTGCGACTCCCTCTCTTGATCGCCGCCTATGTCGGCGCTGTCGCAGCTGATGGGCAGAAGGTGCTCGGCGGGGATAGCACAGATCTGGATCACATCCGCGACAA ACTGCTCGAGGCTCAGATCATTCCCACTGTCATTGATGACTTCCCGCCCGCTCTCAGCCTTCGTGTGAAATGGAAGCACGACTCTGCCGACCTAGGCAATACCCTCAAACCCGATCATCTTAAAAAAGCGCCGGCAATCCATCTCGACAAAGTTGAGTCCGACGCGCTTACTGGCACTCAACTCTCCAAGGACATGTCGTAcgtcatcgtcctcaccGATCCCGACGCGCCGTCCCGCGATGACCCCAAATGGTCCGAATTCTGCCACTGGATTGCAGCGAGCTCTCACCTAAAATACTCATCAAATTCTAAGTCCAAACACCacctcaaagacatcatcaaATACAAACCTCCTGCTCCACCGCCCAAGACCGGAAAGCACCGCTatgtcttcttcacctttatCGCAGCCAATGGCACGACCAAGAAGCTGCACCTGAGCAAACCAGAGGAGAGGAAGCACTGGGGTTCGGATGATGCAGGCCATGGCGTTCGTCAATGGGCGCATGAGAATGGTCTTATTCCCATCGGTAAGGACGATCTAATTCCCATCTCGCTCACCGAGGTTAACAATATCCAGCCGCGAATTTTATATACGCGGAAAACGACGAGCAGTAGCCCCAGGCACTTCACATGTCAAATGCACTCATCCTTAGCTTAA
- a CDS encoding probable flavin-containing monooxygenase — protein sequence MGDVIPQSIPRTSRAWAVPGSTNIALAKFPSATKKPSSSNPHEIATSLVSAFNTALKNKDLTALARLFSEDGFWRDHLALSWNFRTVQGPSNILSFLKSCSESKDGLRLTKIEVDSSAPVRKPQFLPIDGAGEVQGVQFFFEIETVRGKGLGLARLIEENGEWKIFTFYTRIQELKGFEEAINDHRSRGVEHGGKPGRKNWAQRREAEADFADGSEPAVLIVGAGQAGLTAAARLKMLGVEALAIDQNDRVGDNWRKRYHQLVLHDPVWYDHMPYLQFPPQWPIFTPKDKLAQFFEAYATLLELNIWMKTSLVETKWDDAKKRWDVTVERTKDDGTKERRTLHPRHLIQATGHSGKKNMPDMKGISDFKGDRLCHSSEFSGARDNSQGKKAIVVGSCNSGHDIAQDFLEKGYDVTMVQRSSTHVVSSKAITDIGLKGVYSEDGPPVDDADLLIHGLPIPVFKALSVTTTKKQADFDKDILSGLNKAGFKTDAGPDDAGLLLKYFQRGGGYYIDVGASQLIADGKIKVKHGQEIETVLPHGLRFADGSELEADEIVFATGYQNMRTQTRVMFGDAIADKVNDVWGFNDEGEMRTIWQKSGHPGFWYHGGNLAMCRYYSKLLALQIKGLEEGLYGYDDI from the exons ATGGGTGACGTTATTCCTCAAAGCATCCCCCGGACTTCCCGGGCGTGGGCAGTCCCCGGCTCAACAAACATCGCCCTCGCAAAATTCCCCTCCGCAACCAAAAagccctcctcctcaaaccCCCACGAAATCGCCACCTCCCTCGTATCCGCCTTCAACACAGCcctcaagaacaaagacCTCACAGCTCTGGCCCGTCTCTTCTCCGAAGATGGTTTCTGGCGCGATCATCTCGCCCTATCCTGGAACTTCCGCACCGTCCAGGGGCCCTCCAACATCCTCTCATTCCTAAAGTCCTGCTCCGAGTCAAAGGACGGTCTTCGCCTTACTAAAATCGAGGTTGATAGCTCAGCTCCTGTGCGAAAGCCCCAGTTCCTGCCCATCGATGGCGCTGGTGAAGTCCAGGGCGTACAGTTCTTTTTCGAGATTGAGACTGTGCGCGGCAAGGGACTGGGTCTTGCGCGACTGATTGAGGAGAATGGCGAGTGGAAGATTTTCACATTTTATACGAGAATTCAAGAGTTGAAGGGTTTTGAGGAGGCGATTAATGACCATCGATCGCGTGGTGTTGAGCATGGCGGAAAGCCTGGACGAAAGAACTGGGCGCAGCGACgagaggctgaggctgattTCGCTGATGGCAGCGAGCCTGCTGTTTTGATCGTTG GCGCCGGTCAAGCTGGTCTCACAGCCGCTGCTCGTCTCAAGATGCTTGGCGTCGAAGCCCTCGCAATTGACCAGAACGATCGCGTTGGCGACAACTGGCGCAAGCGATACCACCAACTCGTACTCCACGACCCCGTCTGGTACGATCACATGCCATATCTCCAATTCCCTCCCCAATGGCCCATCTTCACACCCAAGGACAAGCTTGCTCAATTCTTCGAAGCCTACGCcactcttcttgagctcaacaTCTGGATGAAGACTTCCCTCGTTGAGACAAAGTGGGATGACGCGAAGAAGCGATGGGATGTCACGGTTGAGCGAACCAAGGATGACGGTACCAAGGAGCGACGAACTCTGCACCCCCGTCATCTTATCCAGGCTACCGGCCACTctggaaagaagaacatgCCCGACATGAAGGGCATTTCCGACTTCAAGGGCGATCGTCTCTGCCACTCTTCCGAGTTCTCTGGTGCTCGTGATAACAGCCAGGGCAAGAAGGCTATCGTCGTTGGATCGTGCAACTCAGGCCACGATATCGCTCAGGATTTCCTCGAGAAGGGTTACGACGTCACCATGGTCCAACGCTCCAGCACACATGTCGTTTcctccaaggccatcacCGACATTGGTCTCAAGGGCGTTTACTCCGAAGATGGTCCCCCCGTCGATGACGCCGATCTTCTCATTCACGGCCTTCCCATCCCCGTGTTTAAAGCCCTCTCCGTCACAACGACAAAGAAGCAAGCAGACTTCGACAAGGATATCCTCTCCGGTCTCAACAAGGCTGGTTTCAAGACTGATGCGGGTCCCGATGACGCCGGTCTGTTGCTCAAGTACTTCCAGCGCGGAGGCGGTTACTACATCGACGTCGGTGCTTCTCAACTCATCGCCGAcggcaagatcaaggtcaagcacGGACAAGAAATCGAGACTGTTTTGCCGCATGGATTGAGATTCGCGGACGGCTcggagcttgaggctgatgagattGTCTTCGCCACGGGATATCAGAACATGAGAACGCAGACGAGGGTCATGTTTGGCGATGCGATCGCGGATAAGGTGAATGATGTTTGGGGCTTCAATGATGAGGGTGAGATGAGGACTATTTGGCAGAAGAGTGGACATCCTGGTTTCTGGTACCATGGCGGTAACCTGGCCATGTGCCGATACTACTCTAAGTTGTTGGCGCTTCAGATCAAGGGCTTGGAAGAGGGTCTGTATGGTTATGATGATATTTGA
- a CDS encoding related to Rds1 protein: MSATSFLRSAILLATVGVVSAVPVVSEAQTTVSSSGPAGTPRPYSFVTSHGPFKGTPTTTGALSTTVLASAIPERPPPPGSFDYPANGKLNAPQPAPYTPDGGVGTNGSAPVYRVQSDFDYQSLALALYQEWIELDLFRWGLATFSKEEFDAYGINDEDRFLIEHMARQEIGHATVISNMLGPEAPKQCTYNYPVSNVPEFIDFNQKLTRWGESGVYGFLPHLNSGPAAQLLLQSITIEARQQMIFRQFGGTFAMPEWHTPGIPQSWAWTLLAPYISSCPYNQTRLVWQNFPSLNILNQPNPARINGSAVWNETTGGYANTLSTKDIDDDELCVNATKTGENCKAAITHNRTIPLSYPGRQVFLNWDAPGKPVGPNNSYITSTNVKEPKFAAWVSQLNVTYSPLQNISLEDRTAYTIQPNVSTWQGDPAINGTMFLALTDTDLYVTPYNLTMINPHVAALAVYQAG, translated from the coding sequence ATGTCGGCCACTTCCTTCCTACGAAGTGCGATCCTCCTCGCTACCGTGGGTGTCGTCAGCGCTGTACCCGTTGTATCAGAGGCGCAGACGACAGTCTCATCCTCTGGTCCCGCTGGCACACCTCGACCCTATAGCTTCGTGACTTCTCACGGCCCCTTCAAGGGAACACCTACCACCACCGGAGCACTCTCAACTACAGTTCTTGCATCAGCTATTCCTGAGCGTCCTCCGCCCCCAGGATCTTTCGACTACCCTGCCAATGGCAAGTTGAACGCTCCCCAGCCTGCACCCTACACCCCAGACGGCGGTGTCGGCACCAATGGCTCTGCACCTGTATATCGCGTCCAGAGCGACTTTGACTACCAATCCCTCGCTCTGGCTCTGTACCAAGAGTGGATTGAACTCGATCTCTTCCGCTGGGGTCTCGCAACTTTCTCAAAGGAAGAGTTCGACGCCTACGGCATCAACGATGAGGACCGCTTTCTCATCGAGCACATGGCCCGTCAAGAAATCGGCCACGCGACTGTGATTAGCAACATGCTCGGCCCCGAAGCCCCGAAGCAGTGCACGTACAATTACCCCGTGTCCAACGTCCCCGAGTTCATCGACTTCAACCAGAAGCTCACGCGCTGGGGCGAGTCAGGCGTGTACGGCTTCCTGCCTCACTTGAACTCTGGACCTGCGGCGCAGTTACTGCTTCAGAGCATTACAATTGAGGCGAGGCAGCAGATGATCTTTAGGCAGTTTGGCGGTACGTTTGCTATGCCTGAGTGGCATACGCCTGGTATTCCGCAAAGCTGGGCGTGGACTTTGTTGGCGCCATATATCTCGAGCTGCCCTTATAATCAGACGAGACTTGTGTGGCAGAACTTTCCTTCGTTGAATATTCTAAACCAGCCCAACCCTGCGCGCATCAATGGGTCCGCGGTATGGAATGAGACGACTGGTGGATATGCGAACACTTTGTCTACCAAGGATatcgatgacgatgagctcTGCGTCAACGCTACTAAGACCGGAGAGAACTGTAAGGCCGCAATTACTCACAACCGCACCATCCCTCTCTCCTACCCCGGTCGTCAGGTATTCCTGAACTGGGATGCACCCGGCAAGCCTGTCGGCCCCAACAACAGCTACATCACCTCCACCAACGTCAAGGAGCCCAAGTTCGCCGCATGGGTCTCTCAGCTCAATGTTACATACTCTCCTCTCCAGAACATCAGCCTCGAGGACAGAACGGCTTATACCATCCAGCCTAATGTTTCAACTTGGCAGGGTGATCCGGCTATCAACGGAACTATGTTCCTCGCTTTGACGGATACCGACCTCTATGTCACGCCTTATAACCTTACGATGATCAATCCTCACGTTGCTGCTCTGGCTGTTTACCAGGCTGGTTAA
- a CDS encoding related to HHE domain protein, with protein sequence MSSIRSIMSPQLRTVFRPQHFRSIQGPIRVQIATMSAVSNAIVKDHLNSTDHDHQQRFGNQFVWELARHSISEELVIYPAMEKYMGDKGRRLADEDREEHHQVKERLKVFQNLKSTDPGYVPEIKHIWGLLDKHIEDEENRDLPALEKALAAHAEDADSLAASFERTKHFVPTRSHPSAGESPPFETVMGLLAAPIDRLADMFRKFPDKRDV encoded by the exons atgtcttcgaTCCGTTCCATCATGAGCCCTCAACTCCGCACAGTCTTCAGACCTCAGCACTTCCGCTCAATCCAAGGCCCTATCCGCGTGCAAATCGCAACTATGTCCGCCGTCTCAAACGCCATCGTCAAAGATCATC TCAACTCCACCGACCATGATCATCAGCAGCGCTTCGGCAATCAATTCGTCTGGGAGCTCGCGCGTCATTCCATTAGTGAGGAACTAGTCATCTACCCAGCTATGGAGAAGTACATGGGCGATAAAGGAAGACGACTTGCAGACGAAGATCGTGAAGAGCACCATCAG GTCAAGGAGAGACTCAAGGTCTTCCAGAACCTTAAATCTACAGATCCTGGATATGTTCCAGAGATAAAACATATCTGGGGCTTGTTGGATAAACACattgaagacgaagagaaccGTGATCTACCTGCTCTTGAGAAAGCACTTGCAGCGCACGCCGAAGATGCAGATAGTCTAGCTGCGTCGTTTGAGCGCACGAAGCATTTTGTGCCGACGAGGAGTCATCCTAGTGCTGGGGAGAGTCCGCCTTTTGAGACTGTTATGGGCCTCTTGGCGGCGCCTATCGATAGGCTTGCTGATATGTTCCGCAAGTTTCCTGACAAGAGAGATGTGTAA